The Actinomycetota bacterium genome has a window encoding:
- the dcd gene encoding dCTP deaminase: MVLSDRSIREAIESGRLVIDPYDAGCVQPSSYDVRVGDAFRVFHNARHPYIDVREPLDDLTELVTVPEGERFILHPGEFVLGTTLEWVKLPDDLVARLEGKSSLGRLGLLIHSTAGFVDPGFSGRVTLELSNVANLPIAIYPGMKIGQISFQTMTTPAEHPYGSTEVGSKYQGQEGPTPSRYFENFTDR; encoded by the coding sequence GTGGTCCTCTCCGACCGGTCCATCCGCGAGGCGATCGAGTCCGGCAGGCTCGTCATCGACCCGTACGACGCGGGCTGCGTCCAGCCGTCCTCTTACGACGTGCGGGTGGGAGACGCGTTCCGGGTCTTCCACAACGCCCGGCACCCGTACATCGACGTCCGGGAGCCGCTCGACGACCTGACCGAGCTGGTCACGGTGCCGGAGGGCGAGCGGTTCATCCTCCACCCGGGAGAGTTCGTGCTGGGGACGACGCTCGAATGGGTGAAGCTCCCGGACGATCTCGTGGCCCGGCTCGAGGGGAAGTCGTCACTCGGGCGCCTCGGGCTGCTGATCCACTCGACCGCCGGGTTCGTCGACCCGGGGTTCTCCGGCCGAGTGACGCTGGAGCTCTCGAACGTGGCCAACCTGCCGATCGCCATCTACCCAGGGATGAAGATCGGCCAGATCTCTTTCCAGACGATGACCACGCCGGCCGAGCACCCGTACGGGAGCACGGAGGTGGGCTCGAAGTACCAGGGCCAGGAGGGCCCCACGCCTTCCCGCTACTTCGAGAACTTCACCGACCGGTAG
- a CDS encoding PP2C family serine/threonine-protein phosphatase, with protein sequence MSQPSFLTGSWSETGTVRTNNEDAMAATARLLAVADGVGGRPAGEVASAVAVAVLRASFERGVGIEEAVQAAHEVVQTASRCNSLLHTMVTTLTAAAIQDGSIVLAHIGDTRAYLLSGGELQPLTTDQTAEAKLIAEGKADEAAKLRNPKALAQVVGGRQERLEPVVSKVEMGPGDRLFLCTDGVSGYLSDGDMGRLLSETQDVQAAAEAVCKAALEAGSNDNVTAVVADLSG encoded by the coding sequence ATGTCCCAACCGAGCTTCCTGACCGGGTCCTGGTCCGAGACCGGGACCGTGAGAACGAACAACGAGGACGCCATGGCGGCCACGGCGCGGCTGTTGGCCGTCGCCGACGGGGTGGGAGGACGTCCCGCCGGAGAGGTGGCGAGCGCCGTCGCGGTCGCTGTCCTGCGCGCGTCCTTCGAACGGGGTGTCGGTATCGAGGAGGCCGTCCAGGCGGCGCACGAGGTCGTCCAGACCGCCTCCCGGTGCAACAGCCTCCTGCACACGATGGTCACGACGCTGACCGCGGCGGCCATCCAGGACGGGAGCATCGTGCTGGCGCACATCGGCGACACACGCGCCTACCTGCTCTCGGGAGGCGAGCTGCAGCCGCTCACGACGGACCAGACCGCCGAGGCGAAGCTGATCGCGGAGGGCAAGGCGGACGAGGCAGCCAAGCTGCGCAACCCGAAGGCGCTCGCGCAGGTCGTCGGGGGGCGTCAGGAGAGGCTAGAGCCGGTGGTGTCCAAGGTCGAGATGGGACCGGGAGACCGGCTCTTCCTGTGCACGGACGGCGTCTCTGGCTACCTCTCCGACGGGGACATGGGGAGGCTGCTGTCCGAGACGCAGGACGTGCAGGCGGCCGCCGAGGCCGTTTGCAAGGCCGCGCTGGAGGCCGGGTCCAACGACAACGTGACGGCGGTCGTGGCCGACCTGTCCGGCTAG